CGACAGGTACCAAATGTTATCATCTACCAATCCAGTTTTATTTTTCCCATCAGcatcaaaacagacaaaatagtAACAGTTTGTAAGTTAAATTCAGCTGCCATGGTTTGATAACatctacacactaaatacaaaaatacattccttcattttaaaataaattacaaaaatatacacaaagtacagaacaaaactaaataattacatttgttGTGCTTAATGTGACCACGGTTCATACAAGTTTTTGGATTTAATGTCATGGATTTGTTTTTCCTTGATCCCTGAAtgttatttacagtaaataaacaagaacaagtccagtgtgtctggctTACACTAatcctgaaaaataaataataaaaaccatgAAATTTTATTCCACATACTAATGACAGTGTTATAGGTCTGAATATACCTGGAGACATGATTCCCTGATTACAGAATTCAGTGactaatctaaaaaaataaaaaaaaaaaaccaaaaacccacacaaaaaaaagtcagacaaAATGTAAACGTTTCTACACATACCTAGACAAACTGAAAACAAGTATACACTATAATTTAGATTTACTTTTATGGGCATTTACACACAGTTGTGACCCATTTCATTGAGCATGCAGTCTCAATCCTTTAGTTTACCCAAAATTTATGAAGCAGTCCTTTTGAACTAAGGGGACAATTGTAATGTTTTGAGGAGAGTAGCCAGACAAAACAGCAGCCGtgctacatacatacatgcagtTAAACCGTGACAAATCCTGGGAAACAAAAATTCACAAGTACGAATACAACATATTTTACAGGAAAGGGGCCATATAAGATGAATTGCAAGACCTTTTATAGAATTTGATCATGTTGGTCACAGTGCAGAAATGATATACAACATGGCAAAATCCATTCGCACCATGTAAAAAGATGGTTCTGGTCATGGAAACATTTATGAGGCACAAAGAGGGATTAAGAGACATGGCTTTAGTTTGGTGCATCAACTGCATCTGAATAGTTCAAGATGAATCGTTCAAGTAGCACAAACAGGTTTTTGTATCAAACCGTGCTAAAAATTAACCATATATTTACCATAATTTGATTTCTGAGATATTAATAGCACCCCCCCCTGCCCAAAAAGAACTTTGCTAAtccttcattaaaataaataattttaaaaaagtgaaaattaCTATCTTCTGAAAGAGTACTTGCTTTACATTGTATCTGAAAGATCAATTTCCTTTAAAACTTCCCCATTATCATTAGTATACTAAAAAAGCCTTGTCTTATGTATTGCtgatgtttttcatttcttcGTGCTGTTACCAGTTAcctagtatgtgtgtgtgtgtgtgtgggggggggggcactgcATCAGTTTTAGCCGTTATCGCAAACATTGATTAGGCTTCAATTAGGTTTCATGCTTAATAGTGCCATCTTTCTTGAATGCAAGCCATCAAGaacatgttttttaaaagaGGCAAGTAGTGCCTTCTACCATACTCCACCTAGGTAAATGATCGTGTGTAAAGGGAAAGACAGCCAGACGATGCAATAATCTAATCACCAACAGTTTTTATATGAATAACCTTGGGTGTGAATTTATGATTCTgtagaattctttttttttttttaatcaaagtaaAAACAGAATCACATAATTCTCATTCTTCATTTCACACTCTACAGCTGCCCTTGAAACATTTTCAGTCTGCCTAGCCCAATATTAGGCCTTAATGATGAGTCTCTAGCTCCACTACTGTCCATTCCCCCTTTGGAGAACTCCCTGAAAGCTCAGCAGAGTAGCTGCTAACAGAAGTCACTGTGGCAGAGGTTGGAGTAAGAGGGGCCAGGCTGGGCCACAGGCTTGTCTCCAGTGGGCTCAGTGtcccagcagcccctccagggaGAAGCAAAAGCGGGGAGCAGTTGTCCCCATTTAGTAATAATGTCTGGTTGATCAGATGCTGGACAATGTCAGCTTTCTTGCCCCAGTCAAGGTCCAGAGGTGAAAGCTGTTGGGCAGTGCTAGTTCCGGAAAGAGGTGGGCTGTTCATGGTCACAGAGTGAGTTATTAACCCTTCATGATCCGGAATAGGATTAGGAGATGTGCTCTGTGATTGTGAAGAATCTGGGTTATCTGAAATGGAGCCTGTCTCTGGGATGCTACTTCTCTCTTTGGGAGAACATTCATGTTCTACCTTGAATTTCAACaccatttctttctcttccattttGTCTTCAAACTCTTCCTCTGCATCACTGGTCTCTAGTCCCTCATAGATAGTGCAAAGCCCAGTAGGTGAGAGAAGAACTGCACTTAAATTTTTCTGGTGCTTActttgttgtttctgttgttccaGCTCTTGTTGCCACTGCATGATCTGCTGCCTCTGCTTcagctcctgctgctgctgttgaatTTGCAGGTGAAGCAGATCCCGTTTTTGTTCCTCCAATTTCATCTCTTTCTCCTCCCTGCTCTTCTGTTCAGCCTCCTTCTCCATTTCTCTCCCCCCAGTTCCCTCAGCACTTTTCTTCACCCTTCTTTCCTCCATCTGCGTCTCAACACTTTGACTCTGTTTCTCTCGTCGCTGTTCAATCTCCTCTAGTTGCAGCTGATGTTGTTCTAGCCGACGGAGTTGAGAGGTACACCCCACATTTGGCATCCTCGGAGGAAGATCAGTAGGCAGACGAGTCACATGATCGACACGTAGTCCATGGGGCTTGGGTGGTCTTGTGCTGACTGTGGGCACCTTTTCTTGCTGCAGAACACAGATGAGACTTCCTGTGAACATGGCAAATAGTCCAAGTAGGTGTTAGAAAGTGAGTGGGATAAGAGGGTACAGTACCATGTACGAGTAAAATGTTAAgccataaatgaaataaataaataagagttgGTAGTGGAGCAATACAGAAAGCAGGGCACACAACTTAGACAAAAAGTATattcaatataaaaacattcatcAGAATAAGAATATTTGTGCAGCAGTTTTTGTGCAATGAAAAACAGCCACACCCTGTATATGCAGTAACCACCGACTATTGtgaagagtaaaaataaataaagcttgtgttaaaacaaaaacaaaacctctCAACCTGGATGAGCACATGCAAGCACCATGCATATTACCAACAAGGTAGCAATATGTGCTAGATAGGAAAGGAGGAGCACATACCACACACGCAAGCATGCCTCAAGCAACAACCCTAGTGAACAGCAAGATCAGTGAGAAGATCACTGCTTTGTGCATAATGATTCAGTGTAGTGGTGTACACAGTTTGGCATCTCAGTGTGGACAGACTGAAGATGATACATTTGGCAAGTCAGTGCATGTCCATTAAAGAAGCTCATCTGACAGACTTAGGGTGGTGGTCAAAGCAAAGCATTTGTTCAGCCCTAAATGGTGGGTCAGATGAACAGCAGAAGAACCAAACCACATGGAGATGAAGGCATATAAAAGGGTCAAAAGTGGGAAAGGACAACTAAGCACCTTGGTAAAGAATGAGATCCAGAAGCCTCGTAGATCTCGTGCTTTCTCCTTCCCTCTGGTGGTGGGATTCAAGGAGTCAGGGTAGGTGGGGGGGAAAGAGGTGGCGAGGGGTACAGCAAAATAGAAGTAGAAGCAGACTGGAATAGGAGCGCTATGTCCCAACTCCAGTTTTCAATAAGTGCAactatgtaaataatgtaatttgaGATACATGTGCAGATGTGCATGtgtgatctatgtatgtaaaaAGGTGGCAAGGCTGCCATCATAGAACATGACATGACactttcagaaataaacaagaataaacattaatatgcTCTAATCctgtaaaaataagaaaactTACAGCTAGTATTTGTATGCAAAGTATGCCTGGAATTTTAAGTTAATCATTGTAACAAAAGCTTATTGTATGTGCATTTTATGAACATGTATGCAAAAACTATAGAATAAATATGGAATGTGGTGACTAATTAACTAGAGTACCATGcacaataaacattcatttttattccaaGTAAAGGTCTCCTTTAATATTGGTGCAATTCATCAGCCTtcatccatttaaaaaaaaaaaaagtatactgGAATAACAATTGTGTTAAATGTCTAACCTTTATTTAAAGCTAGGACAATAAGTATTCAAGAGGGGGGAGAtattcataatatatatatgaggGTTAAGCAAACCCAATAGTGCAAAGGAGAAACAAGGCATGTGTGGAGGGGAAGTAAAATTCAAGAGAGAAGACTTACAAACTCAATGAGAAGaggcaaaatacaaaacaattaattagtatttgcattaaaaatgccatgataaatacacacaaaaaacccatcccacaatttttttgttttgaataattCATTCATGATATTCTGCAAAGTCCACAAGTCATGCCAGTCCAAAGAAACACTTTTTTAAAGGGAGAAACAAAACTGTTTTTCTGTAATTAGTAGTTATTGCACATACAGGACTTGAATGATCAGCCTCTACCCCCACCCCCCTAAAAATCTAACATCTTTGACATCAAGACAAACCTGGGAAGACCCTGACAGACAGCAAAGAACACTAAAAGGTGCATTGGCAAAGTGCAATCTATACATTACCTGTCAAGAAGCTATCTGTCTTTTCACATATTGTTGAGTAGTAGGAATGTGGTGCATCAAGATCCAAGTCTTGTTGGTGCTCAGAGGAAGAACTATCCAAGCCTGTCTCAATGGGGACTGTACCGCTTAGTGAGCAAGTTTCCGGCAACTCCTCACTGACCTTCCAAGAAAGCATATGCTGCTGCCCTGAATTCATTTGAAACTCCTCTTGTTGGTCGAGGAGGTCAGAATCTGCAGGAGCACCAGCAGGTGCAAGGTCCAGCTCCTTAATAAGTGATGGGTCTTTGGTTTCATCAGGAAGCTGCTCTTCATTTTCGAGAGAAAGAATGCCTGGGCTTTTAATGCAGCTCTCTGTCGTAGACTGGGCATTAGAGTTAGAGGTGTTGCACTCAAAACCATAGGAGGTAGCTGAAGTAGCAGACTGAGGTGTGTCACCACCGCCTCCATCCATCTCAGCACAGGCATCACATTCCTCCACCAAGGCCAACATGCTGTGAGCAACTTGTGTGCCATCAAAGCACTCATTTCCTGTGGAACCAGGCTCAGTAGGGTCACTGATCTGCATATCCCCATCTGTGTCACTAGCCTCATCCCCTATGGCAGAAGAATGGGAGGATGGTGCAGAAATCACTGCATTTGACAGTCCTGCTAACATATCTGCAGGCAGAGTCTCAGGTTCTTCCTCTTCATGCTCAGCCCCTGCAGTATCAGATCTACAAATTCCTAGGTCCTGCATAATGTCTGGCACCGGTTTTGGGCTGACTGGTGAGGGCGGTTTGTGTTTCTCTAGTCCAGGGCTTATACTGTAGTCTTTCAGCTCTTCAGGTGTGCTTGCACCACTACGCGTATGGATGGCTAGTTCTGAGTCAGGCAGACTGCTAGACTGAGAAACGAGTTGGGAATGGGATGCCAAGTCTTGTTTGAGGCCCACAATCAATTCTGAATTAGGCCCAGCGAAAGGCAGAGTTGAGCTTGGAACAGGATCCATAACCACTGGAGAGGATAGATCTGTTTTGGTACTTCCAATATCCAAACAGGCTTGAGCAGCAGGTTGGTTGGGCAATTCAGAGTATGTTTGCCAATGGTTGGAAGAAGGACTGGAGACAAGGATAGGATCTGTTTGAAGTGACTGTATCCAGGCATCAGCAAAAGGATTTGGTGAAGAAAGGGCAGAAACAATGGATGAAGGCTGCATACGATTCAGGTTGTCCAATCTGTAGTCTTCTGCAAAGTCATCTTCATCTGCATTTCCATAACTTTCAAGGCCACTCTCTGTGACACCCTCACTTGCCATCtccacatcatcatcctcatcgtcattgtcattgtcattgcaTTGCCTATGTGGGTCTTCAGTCATTTCTGATCCAACTTCCATATCATCAACatggtcatcatcttcatcatcatcatcttcattggCTAAAATATCAGGGAATTTCTCAAAGTCTGGAGATCCAGCTGATGCACCTTCTCCATCAGCACCTTTTAGGCTAGCCTCACCTAGATCATCCATACTTTCAGTGCCCTCTAAAACACCAGGAGCACTAAGCTCTGAGGCCCCCTGCTGGCTGCAGCTTACATCCTCAGAGTCAAATTCAGAGGGCAGGCCTCCTGCTCGCCATAATGAACCAGCCAGACCAGCTGAACCAGGCCTGGACTCTTCAGTAGGCTGTGTACCACTCATGTCAGACAAAGACACCTGCTGACTGCCctccctctcctcttcctcttcaaaATTGCATATTATGGGCTCTTGTTTCACAACAACCTCCGAGTCTTTAGGAGGCGCTTGGGAAGTAACTGGAACCTCGCATGGTGAAGCAGGTACATGTTCTTGCTCATTCAGGTCATGTGCTACAACCAAAATATAGTCATGAACATTTTCAGATTGTACAGCACTTGGAGGATTAGGTGTTTCAAGTACAGGCACATTAACTGCTGACTGT
This genomic window from Tachysurus fulvidraco isolate hzauxx_2018 chromosome 18, HZAU_PFXX_2.0, whole genome shotgun sequence contains:
- the si:ch211-214c7.4 gene encoding mucin-17, which codes for MKPDGVATTPAEPAEDVVEPVPEVVASEEQVQQVSSPSSSQLEKLENESKQDGETLALPLPGKEVNGKVSKPKVKTKAPIKTTKPSTAGTKATTTTGAASRPATAQSRVANGVTKIVSNSASKKPEMKKSTTVGVSTQLKKVPTATTVAPRTQVKAAERKTVTSVRPVASTSSGARKPTATSQALNSRPVTGGNNAAVKPKTTAPRPTAAPAAKASVSAASKATTNPKATRPTVATSRPTTSSATVRPTTTASKSTALRTTVSAPSGANSASAKPSKVSATVAAKKEMKTTTSAAARKPLATMTTCSTATKTSKPAVAAKRLHTDTRMSQQKMDKVQVPTRKVPQSPRNISSRTASGRMATEISNHKQVVSSNPVSVKGQTAKPTQSVLPLVIKGKPLEEQSSVPVGPSAVLETAAIAAVESVIEAQVPSVELTQTDQQISALVEGQEEGVQVPAPEPTNVDPSSPIERTDAEPLGIQSAVNVPVLETPNPPSAVQSENVHDYILVVAHDLNEQEHVPASPCEVPVTSQAPPKDSEVVVKQEPIICNFEEEEEREGSQQVSLSDMSGTQPTEESRPGSAGLAGSLWRAGGLPSEFDSEDVSCSQQGASELSAPGVLEGTESMDDLGEASLKGADGEGASAGSPDFEKFPDILANEDDDDEDDDHVDDMEVGSEMTEDPHRQCNDNDNDDEDDDVEMASEGVTESGLESYGNADEDDFAEDYRLDNLNRMQPSSIVSALSSPNPFADAWIQSLQTDPILVSSPSSNHWQTYSELPNQPAAQACLDIGSTKTDLSSPVVMDPVPSSTLPFAGPNSELIVGLKQDLASHSQLVSQSSSLPDSELAIHTRSGASTPEELKDYSISPGLEKHKPPSPVSPKPVPDIMQDLGICRSDTAGAEHEEEEPETLPADMLAGLSNAVISAPSSHSSAIGDEASDTDGDMQISDPTEPGSTGNECFDGTQVAHSMLALVEECDACAEMDGGGGDTPQSATSATSYGFECNTSNSNAQSTTESCIKSPGILSLENEEQLPDETKDPSLIKELDLAPAGAPADSDLLDQQEEFQMNSGQQHMLSWKVSEELPETCSLSGTVPIETGLDSSSSEHQQDLDLDAPHSYYSTICEKTDSFLTGSLICVLQQEKVPTVSTRPPKPHGLRVDHVTRLPTDLPPRMPNVGCTSQLRRLEQHQLQLEEIEQRREKQSQSVETQMEERRVKKSAEGTGGREMEKEAEQKSREEKEMKLEEQKRDLLHLQIQQQQQELKQRQQIMQWQQELEQQKQQSKHQKNLSAVLLSPTGLCTIYEGLETSDAEEEFEDKMEEKEMVLKFKVEHECSPKERSSIPETGSISDNPDSSQSQSTSPNPIPDHEGLITHSVTMNSPPLSGTSTAQQLSPLDLDWGKKADIVQHLINQTLLLNGDNCSPLLLLPGGAAGTLSPLETSLWPSLAPLTPTSATVTSVSSYSAELSGSSPKGEWTVVELETHH